In Salinibacterium sp. ZJ70, one DNA window encodes the following:
- a CDS encoding MFS transporter has protein sequence MSRADLTSSTSARRLALIGLYFAPGAAIASWVTRTPAIRDALGASLAEMGLVLFGLSGGSMVGILSSGALVARFGTRPIITAGAFGVVVSMVVIGLGTHLGSMPLTIVGLAIFGAGMGAAEVAMNVEGGEVERIMGRTFLPLLHGCFSLGTTAGAVAGIVFASIDFPVLWHLLIVAMVALAITVPAVRALPSGVGRSERGQVRASGSGRELWRDPRLLLIGVVILAMALAEGSANDWIPLLMVDDFGFDEGWGSAVFAVFAGAMTIGRFAGGPLVDRFGRPAMLAVSAVSAVVGIAVVSFTESQAVAVAAIVLWGLGASLGFPVALSAAGASGPEPARRIALAATAGYVAFLVGPPVLGVIGEEVGLRGALMVPLALAVIGVVASLGTEPRRTVANAQPE, from the coding sequence GTGAGCCGCGCTGACCTGACGTCGTCGACGAGCGCACGACGGCTCGCCCTCATCGGGCTCTACTTCGCGCCCGGCGCAGCCATCGCCTCCTGGGTGACGCGCACGCCAGCCATCCGCGACGCGCTCGGGGCCTCGCTCGCGGAGATGGGGCTCGTGCTGTTCGGGCTCTCCGGAGGCTCGATGGTCGGCATCCTCTCCTCGGGTGCCCTCGTCGCGCGCTTCGGCACCCGCCCCATCATCACGGCGGGAGCCTTCGGCGTCGTCGTGAGCATGGTGGTCATCGGTCTCGGAACGCACCTCGGCTCGATGCCGCTCACGATCGTGGGACTCGCGATCTTCGGGGCGGGCATGGGCGCCGCCGAAGTGGCGATGAACGTCGAAGGCGGTGAGGTGGAGCGGATCATGGGCCGCACCTTCCTGCCGCTCCTGCACGGCTGCTTCAGCCTCGGCACCACCGCGGGTGCCGTCGCGGGGATCGTGTTCGCATCCATCGACTTCCCGGTGCTGTGGCACCTGCTGATCGTGGCCATGGTGGCGCTCGCGATCACCGTGCCCGCGGTGCGCGCCCTCCCCTCGGGAGTGGGCCGTTCCGAGCGCGGCCAGGTCCGCGCCTCCGGATCCGGGCGGGAGCTCTGGCGTGACCCGCGCCTGCTGCTCATCGGGGTCGTCATCCTCGCGATGGCGCTCGCCGAAGGCAGCGCCAACGACTGGATCCCGCTTCTCATGGTCGACGACTTCGGCTTCGACGAGGGCTGGGGTTCTGCCGTGTTCGCGGTGTTCGCGGGCGCGATGACGATCGGACGTTTCGCGGGCGGGCCGCTCGTCGACCGATTCGGTCGTCCCGCGATGCTCGCGGTGAGCGCCGTGAGCGCCGTCGTGGGCATCGCCGTCGTCTCGTTCACCGAGTCGCAGGCCGTCGCCGTCGCGGCGATCGTGCTGTGGGGGCTCGGCGCTTCGCTCGGATTCCCCGTCGCGCTGTCGGCGGCGGGAGCATCCGGGCCGGAGCCGGCTCGGCGGATCGCGCTCGCCGCGACCGCCGGCTACGTCGCGTTCCTCGTCGGGCCACCCGTGCTGGGCGTCATCGGCGAAGAGGTGGGGCTGCGGGGCGCGCTCATGGTGCCCCTGGCGCTCGCCGTCATCGGGGTGGTCGCGAGCCTCGGCACCGAGCCGCGTCGGACCGTCGCGAACGCACAGCCCGAATAG
- the mnmA gene encoding tRNA 2-thiouridine(34) synthase MnmA has product MKVLAAMSGGVDSAVAAARAVEAGHEVVGVHLALSRMPGTLRTGSRGCCTIEDSMDARRAAAKLGIPFYVWDFSERFREDVIDDFISEYAAGRTPNPCMRCNERIKFAALLDKALALGFDAVVTGHYAEVRDGADGPELHRAAAWAKDQSYVLGVLTAEQLAHAWFPLGATPSKAEVRAEAEARGLTVANKPDSHDICFIPDGDTRGWLAEKVGAEQGDILDREGNVLGTHPGAAAFTVGQRKGLNIGYPAPDGRPRFVLEVRPKTNEVVVGPKEALAIAELAGSRFTWAGAAPADAEAGFACDVQVRAHGDPVPAFAQVTGGELVVRVDAPLEGVAPGQTAVVYVGTRVMGQCTIDRTVSAVPVAAS; this is encoded by the coding sequence GTGAAGGTTCTCGCGGCGATGAGCGGCGGCGTCGACAGTGCCGTGGCGGCCGCGCGCGCCGTCGAGGCGGGCCACGAGGTCGTGGGCGTGCATCTCGCGCTCTCGCGCATGCCCGGCACCCTGCGCACCGGATCCCGCGGCTGCTGCACGATCGAGGACTCGATGGATGCGCGTCGCGCCGCCGCGAAGCTCGGCATCCCGTTCTACGTGTGGGATTTCTCGGAGCGCTTCCGCGAGGACGTCATCGACGACTTCATCAGCGAGTACGCCGCCGGCCGCACCCCGAATCCGTGCATGCGCTGCAATGAGCGGATCAAGTTCGCGGCCCTGCTCGACAAGGCGCTCGCGCTCGGCTTCGACGCCGTAGTCACCGGTCACTACGCGGAGGTGCGCGACGGCGCCGACGGCCCCGAGCTGCACCGTGCGGCCGCATGGGCGAAGGACCAGTCGTATGTGCTCGGCGTGCTGACCGCCGAGCAGCTTGCGCACGCGTGGTTCCCCCTCGGAGCGACCCCCTCCAAGGCTGAAGTGCGCGCCGAGGCGGAGGCACGCGGCCTCACCGTCGCGAACAAGCCCGACAGCCACGACATCTGCTTCATCCCCGACGGCGACACCCGCGGCTGGCTCGCCGAGAAGGTGGGAGCCGAGCAGGGGGACATCCTGGATCGCGAGGGCAACGTGCTCGGCACGCATCCGGGTGCCGCTGCGTTCACCGTGGGGCAGCGCAAGGGGCTCAACATCGGCTACCCCGCGCCGGACGGACGACCGCGGTTCGTGCTCGAGGTGCGCCCGAAGACGAACGAGGTGGTCGTCGGCCCCAAGGAGGCACTCGCGATCGCCGAGCTCGCCGGTTCCCGCTTCACGTGGGCCGGGGCCGCACCCGCGGACGCCGAGGCCGGCTTCGCGTGCGACGTGCAGGTGCGGGCGCACGGCGACCCTGTTCCCGCGTTCGCGCAGGTGACCGGCGGCGAGCTCGTGGTGCGTGTCGATGCGCCGCTCGAGGGCGTCGCGCCCGGCCAGACGGCGGTCGTCTATGTCGGCACGCGGGTCATGGGGCAGTGCACGATCGACCGCACCGTCTCGGCCGTGCCGGTCGCCGCCTCCTGA
- the ybaK gene encoding Cys-tRNA(Pro) deacylase, with translation MAGGTPATVALTAAGIRFTEHAYTHDPANRDFGMEAATALGLDPDQVFKTLLADVDGRLVVGIVPVTSKLDLKALASAAGGKKAVMADPSVAERKTGYIVGGISPIGQKNRHVTVLDETAELWDVVYVSGGRRGFDIGIAPADLVSVTDAVVADIAR, from the coding sequence ATGGCGGGTGGGACTCCGGCGACGGTCGCGCTCACGGCCGCAGGCATCCGCTTCACCGAGCACGCGTACACGCACGACCCGGCGAACCGCGACTTCGGCATGGAGGCGGCGACAGCTCTTGGCCTCGACCCGGATCAGGTGTTCAAGACCCTTCTCGCGGATGTCGACGGGCGTCTCGTCGTGGGCATCGTGCCGGTCACCTCGAAGCTCGATCTGAAGGCGCTCGCATCCGCAGCGGGCGGCAAGAAGGCGGTCATGGCGGATCCGTCGGTCGCCGAACGCAAGACGGGCTACATCGTGGGCGGGATCAGCCCCATCGGGCAGAAGAACCGGCATGTGACGGTGCTCGACGAGACGGCGGAGCTGTGGGATGTGGTCTACGTCTCGGGCGGTCGGCGCGGCTTCGACATCGGCATCGCTCCCGCGGATCTCGTGTCCGTCACGGATGCCGTGGTCGCCGACATCGCCCGCTGA
- the glgX gene encoding glycogen debranching protein GlgX — translation MPDADPLSHLGVRHTDAGGELRVWSAHATAIDLCIFDARDSAWVAERVPLTRGEGDVWSVTSAALTAGTSYALSVDGPDGPTHAFDADRYLLDPYSRGLARTSDGGWRSYVQDEEFDWEGVAKPQTPLDHTVIYEAHVKGLTKLNPDLPEEVRGTYAGLAHPSTIAYLKDLGVTAVELLPVHQFVSEQRLTKMGLVNYWGYNTLHFFTPHTAYATHAAQVGGSGAVLREFKSMVKALHAAGLEVLLDVVYNHTSEEGRLGPTTSFRGIDNASYYRQDAAGAYIDTTGCGNALDFSREVTQRLVMDSLRYWANEVQIDGFRFDLAATLGRDENVEFQREHPLLRAILDDPALEGVKKISEPWDVGMGGWQVGNFPDGWSEWNDGYRDRMRNFWLRDVADFRETGRASEGIGSLARRLAGSNHVFAIERGPLASVNFVTAHDGFTARDLVSYDEKHNLGNGEDNRDGSSDNKSWNHGVEGPTDDEEIKTRRRKSVRNLLGTLLLSAGVPMLTAGDEFGRTQRGNNNAYCHDSELTWLSWDRQEWQEDLLAVVKTLTQLRRENPALRPVRFGRFGEMTPSASQMDWYNKAGETMSIEDWDSPEQRTLQYLAASTPEFEEFNRILLVVHGLDTEVMVTLPSHEGVEQYTLLWDSGHDDISEVEGVHHPGEQLVMAPSSMLLFRAT, via the coding sequence ATGCCTGACGCCGACCCGCTGTCTCACCTCGGCGTTCGCCACACGGATGCTGGCGGCGAGCTCCGCGTATGGAGCGCCCACGCCACCGCGATCGATCTGTGCATCTTCGATGCGCGCGACTCCGCCTGGGTGGCGGAGCGCGTCCCGCTGACGCGCGGCGAGGGCGACGTGTGGAGCGTGACCTCCGCCGCCCTCACCGCGGGCACCTCGTACGCCCTGAGCGTCGATGGCCCTGACGGCCCGACGCACGCGTTCGACGCGGACCGCTACCTGCTCGACCCGTACTCGCGCGGTCTCGCCCGCACGTCCGACGGCGGCTGGCGCAGCTACGTGCAGGATGAGGAGTTCGACTGGGAGGGCGTCGCGAAACCGCAGACGCCTCTCGATCACACGGTCATCTACGAGGCGCACGTGAAGGGGCTCACGAAGCTCAACCCCGATCTGCCCGAGGAGGTGCGCGGCACCTATGCCGGCCTCGCGCATCCGTCGACGATCGCGTATCTGAAGGATCTGGGGGTCACGGCGGTCGAGCTGCTGCCGGTGCACCAGTTCGTCTCGGAGCAGCGTCTCACCAAGATGGGGCTCGTCAACTACTGGGGCTACAACACCCTGCATTTCTTCACGCCGCACACCGCCTATGCGACGCACGCGGCGCAGGTGGGCGGATCGGGTGCGGTGCTGCGCGAGTTCAAGTCGATGGTGAAGGCGCTCCACGCGGCGGGCCTCGAGGTGCTCCTCGATGTCGTCTACAACCACACCTCCGAGGAGGGCAGGCTCGGCCCGACGACCTCGTTCCGCGGCATCGACAACGCCTCGTACTACCGCCAGGATGCCGCGGGTGCCTACATCGACACCACCGGATGCGGCAACGCGCTCGACTTCTCGCGCGAGGTGACGCAGCGGCTCGTCATGGATTCGCTGCGCTACTGGGCGAACGAGGTGCAGATCGATGGATTCCGCTTCGACCTCGCCGCGACCCTCGGGCGCGACGAGAACGTGGAGTTCCAGCGCGAGCATCCGCTGCTGAGGGCGATCCTCGACGATCCGGCGCTCGAGGGCGTGAAGAAGATCTCCGAACCGTGGGATGTCGGCATGGGCGGCTGGCAGGTGGGCAACTTCCCGGACGGCTGGTCGGAGTGGAACGACGGATACCGCGACCGGATGCGCAACTTCTGGCTGCGCGACGTCGCCGACTTCCGTGAGACGGGGCGCGCATCCGAGGGCATCGGCTCACTCGCTCGGCGCCTCGCCGGCTCCAACCACGTGTTCGCGATCGAGCGCGGTCCGCTCGCGAGCGTCAACTTCGTGACCGCGCACGACGGCTTCACGGCGCGGGATCTCGTGAGCTACGACGAGAAGCACAATCTCGGCAACGGCGAGGACAACCGCGACGGATCCAGCGACAACAAGTCGTGGAACCACGGGGTCGAGGGTCCCACAGATGACGAGGAGATCAAGACGCGCCGCCGCAAGTCGGTGCGCAATCTGCTCGGCACGCTGCTGCTGTCGGCGGGTGTTCCGATGCTCACCGCGGGCGATGAGTTCGGCCGCACCCAGCGCGGCAACAACAACGCGTACTGCCACGATTCGGAGCTCACCTGGCTCAGCTGGGACCGGCAGGAGTGGCAGGAGGACCTGCTCGCGGTGGTGAAGACACTCACCCAGCTGCGTCGCGAGAACCCGGCGCTGCGTCCGGTGCGCTTCGGACGCTTCGGTGAGATGACCCCGTCGGCGAGCCAGATGGACTGGTACAACAAGGCCGGCGAGACGATGTCGATCGAGGACTGGGACTCCCCCGAGCAGCGCACGCTGCAGTACCTCGCCGCGTCGACGCCCGAGTTCGAGGAGTTCAACCGCATCCTGCTGGTCGTGCACGGTCTCGACACCGAGGTGATGGTGACGCTGCCGTCGCATGAGGGTGTCGAGCAGTACACGCTGCTGTGGGACTCGGGCCACGACGACATCTCCGAGGTCGAAGGCGTGCACCATCCGGGTGAGCAGCTCGTGATGGCTCCCTCGTCGATGCTGCTGTTCCGGGCCACCTGA
- a CDS encoding cysteine desulfurase family protein encodes MTVYLDHAATSPMPPEVLEVYTGALRVVGNPASIHGAGQTAREMLETGRSAVAASLGVDDVEVVLTSGGTESVNLGIKGLYWARAPRTRIIVPLGEHHATIDAVEWLARHEGATIDWIELDELGRIRLDALAAALAQGGDDVALVTALWASNEVGTVQPVERIVELAHAYGVPVHLDAVAAYGQLPIDVHAVGAEAVSVSAHKIGGPVGIGALALARTARVEPLLHGGDQQRGRSGTQDAAGALAFGAAATRAVDALPLTRVAALRDRLVAGVLSTVEGAVLRGDPESSGRVAGNAHFTFAGADGDALLYLLDASGVAVSTGSACQAGVAELSHVLLAMGVPEREARGALRITLGHDTADADVDAFLAAIPAAVAGARAAAG; translated from the coding sequence ATGACGGTCTATCTGGACCACGCAGCCACCTCGCCGATGCCGCCCGAGGTGCTCGAGGTGTACACCGGCGCGCTCCGCGTCGTCGGCAACCCGGCATCCATCCACGGAGCAGGCCAGACCGCGCGCGAGATGCTCGAGACGGGGCGCTCCGCCGTCGCCGCATCGCTCGGCGTCGACGACGTCGAGGTCGTTCTCACGAGCGGCGGAACCGAATCCGTCAACCTCGGCATCAAGGGGCTGTACTGGGCGCGCGCGCCGCGGACCCGCATCATCGTGCCGCTCGGGGAGCACCACGCCACCATCGACGCCGTCGAGTGGCTCGCGCGCCACGAGGGCGCCACCATCGACTGGATCGAACTCGACGAGCTCGGCCGCATCCGCCTCGACGCGCTCGCCGCGGCGCTCGCGCAGGGCGGTGACGACGTGGCTCTCGTGACGGCGCTGTGGGCGAGCAACGAGGTCGGCACCGTCCAGCCGGTCGAGCGGATCGTCGAACTCGCGCATGCGTACGGTGTGCCGGTGCATCTCGACGCGGTCGCCGCCTACGGGCAGCTGCCGATCGACGTGCACGCGGTGGGGGCGGAGGCCGTATCGGTGTCGGCGCACAAGATCGGCGGGCCTGTCGGGATCGGCGCCCTCGCACTCGCCCGCACCGCCCGCGTGGAGCCGCTGCTGCACGGCGGCGACCAGCAGCGAGGCCGATCGGGAACCCAGGATGCCGCGGGCGCGCTCGCGTTCGGCGCGGCGGCGACGCGCGCCGTCGACGCGTTGCCGCTCACGCGCGTGGCAGCACTGCGCGACCGACTCGTGGCCGGAGTGCTCTCGACCGTCGAGGGCGCCGTGCTGCGCGGCGACCCCGAGTCTTCGGGGCGCGTCGCCGGCAACGCCCACTTCACCTTCGCGGGCGCCGACGGCGACGCGCTTCTCTACCTGCTCGACGCATCCGGAGTCGCCGTGTCGACCGGTTCGGCATGCCAGGCGGGCGTCGCCGAGCTCTCGCACGTGCTGCTCGCGATGGGGGTGCCCGAGCGCGAGGCGCGCGGTGCCCTGCGCATCACCCTCGGCCATGACACCGCCGATGCCGACGTCGACGCGTTCCTCGCCGCCATCCCCGCCGCCGTCGCGGGCGCCCGCGCCGCCGCGGGCTGA
- the glgP gene encoding alpha-glucan family phosphorylase gives MKAIRRFTVRTVLPEALAPLEELAANLRWSWHQPTIALFRDIDPELWVELDGDPYRMQGEVSPQRLEELAGDAEFVARATALRDELRAYMAEPRWYQTLGGDAPRTIGYFSPEYGIADALPQYSGGLGILAGDHIKSASDLGVPIIAVGLFYRAGYFRQSISRDGWQQESYPVLDPDGLPMSVLRGPDGVAVRIVLALPDGRALSARVWKLDVGRVPLLLLDTDIPENTDDLRSVTDRLYGGGGEHRLLQELLLGIGGVRAIARFAQLTGVPEPEVFHTNEGHAGFLGLERIRELVGEGVPFSAALQIVRAGTVFTTHTPVAAGIDRFDMGLIERYFSTDLLPGVDVADVLALGAEDYEGGDPGRFNMAVMGLRLAQRANGVSRLHGDVSRHMFASLWPGFDADEVPIGSITNGVHPATWTDRQVIALAEQRFGTADATRCDWTSDAVSDTELWQLRGRLREQLVHDARRRVSAAWAEQNAGTAVPPWYAELLSPDVLTIGFARRVPTYKRLTLMLHDPERLKRLLTDPERPVQLVIAGKSHPADDGGKRLIQLLVEFSADPAVRERIVFLPDYDIGMAHVLYPGCDVWLNNPLRPFEACGTSGMKAALNGSLNLSILDGWWDEHYDGHNGWAIPTADSAGDSDERDALEAAAMYDLIEHQIAPRFYDRGVDGVPTEWIADIRHTLTTLSPELSADRMVREYVENLYVPAARSERRVTADDAAPARALAAWIDHVRRAWPDVHVSHVESGGVDSSPHVGEELRVRAYVELGELSSDDVAVELVHGRPRGGDDLSDVEVVPLTLESHDLGRPAVYSGSVSLHRPGGFGYTVRVIPRHELLTARAELGLVATAS, from the coding sequence GTGAAGGCCATTCGACGTTTCACCGTGCGCACCGTGCTTCCCGAGGCGCTCGCGCCCCTCGAAGAGCTCGCGGCGAACCTGCGCTGGTCATGGCACCAGCCCACCATCGCCCTGTTCCGCGACATCGATCCGGAGCTGTGGGTCGAGCTCGATGGCGACCCGTACCGGATGCAGGGCGAGGTCTCGCCGCAGCGGCTCGAGGAGCTTGCGGGAGATGCGGAGTTCGTGGCGCGCGCGACCGCGCTGCGGGACGAGCTGCGGGCGTACATGGCGGAGCCGCGCTGGTACCAGACGCTCGGCGGCGACGCGCCCCGCACGATCGGCTACTTCTCGCCCGAGTACGGCATCGCCGACGCGCTGCCGCAGTACTCCGGCGGCCTCGGGATCCTCGCGGGTGACCACATCAAATCGGCCTCGGACCTCGGTGTGCCGATCATCGCGGTCGGCCTGTTCTACCGCGCCGGCTACTTCCGGCAGTCGATCTCGCGCGACGGCTGGCAGCAGGAGAGCTACCCGGTGCTCGACCCCGACGGTCTTCCGATGAGCGTGCTGCGCGGGCCGGATGGTGTCGCCGTGCGCATCGTGCTCGCGCTGCCCGATGGGCGAGCGCTCTCGGCACGCGTCTGGAAGCTGGATGTGGGCCGCGTGCCCCTCCTGCTGCTCGACACCGACATCCCCGAGAACACCGACGACCTCCGTTCGGTCACCGACCGCCTCTACGGGGGCGGCGGCGAGCACCGGCTGCTGCAGGAGCTGCTTCTGGGCATCGGAGGCGTGCGTGCCATCGCCCGATTCGCACAGCTCACCGGTGTGCCGGAGCCCGAGGTGTTCCACACCAATGAGGGCCACGCGGGCTTCCTCGGTCTCGAGCGCATCCGCGAACTCGTGGGGGAGGGGGTGCCGTTCTCCGCAGCCCTGCAGATCGTGCGCGCCGGCACCGTCTTCACGACCCACACCCCGGTGGCCGCGGGCATCGACCGCTTCGACATGGGACTCATCGAGCGCTACTTCTCGACCGACCTTCTGCCTGGGGTGGACGTCGCGGATGTGCTCGCCCTCGGCGCAGAGGACTACGAAGGCGGCGACCCCGGCCGGTTCAACATGGCCGTCATGGGGCTGCGGCTCGCGCAGCGCGCCAACGGCGTCTCGCGACTGCACGGCGACGTGAGCCGCCACATGTTCGCGTCGCTCTGGCCCGGCTTCGACGCCGACGAGGTGCCCATCGGATCCATCACCAACGGCGTGCACCCGGCCACCTGGACCGACCGTCAGGTGATCGCGCTCGCCGAGCAGCGCTTCGGCACCGCGGATGCCACGCGCTGCGACTGGACGAGCGACGCCGTGAGCGACACGGAGCTGTGGCAGCTGCGCGGCCGGCTGCGCGAGCAGCTCGTGCACGACGCGCGCCGCCGCGTGTCGGCCGCCTGGGCCGAGCAGAACGCCGGCACGGCCGTGCCGCCCTGGTACGCGGAGCTGCTCTCGCCCGACGTGCTCACGATCGGGTTCGCTCGCCGCGTTCCCACCTACAAGCGCCTGACCCTCATGCTTCACGACCCCGAGCGGCTGAAGCGTCTGCTCACCGACCCTGAGCGCCCCGTGCAGCTCGTGATCGCAGGCAAGTCGCATCCGGCCGACGACGGCGGCAAGCGTCTCATCCAGCTGCTCGTCGAATTCTCGGCCGACCCGGCCGTGCGCGAGCGCATCGTGTTCCTGCCCGACTACGACATCGGCATGGCGCACGTGCTGTACCCCGGCTGCGACGTCTGGCTCAACAACCCCCTGCGACCCTTCGAAGCGTGCGGCACGTCGGGCATGAAAGCGGCCCTCAATGGCAGCCTCAACCTGTCGATCCTCGACGGATGGTGGGACGAGCACTACGACGGACACAACGGGTGGGCGATTCCGACGGCTGACTCCGCGGGCGACTCGGACGAGCGCGACGCTCTCGAAGCGGCCGCGATGTACGACCTCATCGAGCACCAGATCGCGCCCCGGTTCTACGACCGCGGGGTCGACGGGGTGCCGACGGAGTGGATCGCCGACATCCGCCACACCCTCACGACGCTGTCGCCCGAGCTGTCAGCGGACCGCATGGTGCGCGAGTACGTGGAGAACCTCTACGTGCCGGCTGCGCGATCCGAGCGCCGAGTGACCGCGGATGACGCCGCCCCTGCCCGCGCGCTCGCCGCGTGGATCGACCACGTGCGTCGTGCGTGGCCCGACGTGCACGTGTCTCATGTCGAATCGGGTGGCGTCGACTCCTCGCCGCACGTGGGGGAGGAGCTGCGCGTGCGCGCCTATGTGGAGCTCGGCGAGCTCAGCTCGGACGACGTCGCGGTGGAGCTCGTTCACGGCCGCCCGCGCGGAGGTGACGACCTGAGCGATGTCGAGGTCGTGCCGCTGACGCTCGAGAGCCATGACCTCGGACGCCCCGCCGTCTACTCCGGCTCCGTCAGCCTCCACCGCCCCGGAGGCTTCGGCTACACGGTGCGCGTCATCCCGCGACATGAGCTGCTGACGGCCCGTGCCGAGCTCGGCCTCGTCGCGACCGCCTCGTGA
- the ligA gene encoding NAD-dependent DNA ligase LigA: MAPADEIDPVPDTTSSSLQQAHAEAEQLTTRILEAREAYYERDTTIIDDAEYDSLIHRLEELERLFPELQSQDSPTQTVGSGIEAAGLATIEHAERMLSLDNVFSADELRDWCVKTAAAAGRPVRWLTELKIDGLAINLRYERGVLTSAATRGDGRVGEIVTENALRLADIPERLAGSGHPELVEVRGEVFIPVKAFEELNVLQAELRERVYLEAVAKGRDDEKARASAARRFPAFANPRNAASGGLRQQLDKKDGPELEAALARIGSLRLYVHGIGAWPEPPVAAQSEVYELLASWGLPTSPYVRVKDDVEGVLEFVGHYGEHRHDVEHEIDGIVVKVDELALHDELGATSRAPRWAIAYKYPPEQVQTKLLDIVVSVGRTGRATPYAVMAPAHVSGSTVRQATLHNQEVVKAKGVLIGDTVVLRKAGDVIPEVLGPVVELRDGSEREFVMPKECPECGAELAPAKEGDIDLRCPNQRACPAQVRGRVEHIGSRGALDIEGLGEVGAAALTQPEVPRPAPLETEAGLFELTLDDLVPIEVVVRDAETGEPKYAEDGSLPRRTPFRVKSGEPSKVAHTLIAELEKAKTKELWRLLVSLNIRHVGPVAARALAEWFGDLELIREASRDELAAVDGVGGIIADSLIEWFEVDWHREIVDRWGSAGVQWKTPGHDGPGSQQAVDGPLSGLTIVVTGAMPEHSRDGAQEAVIAAGGKPASSVSKKTDYVVVGPGAGSKATKAADLGIPVIEADDFSRFLQNGPSILS; encoded by the coding sequence GTGGCCCCCGCGGATGAGATCGACCCCGTTCCCGACACGACGAGCAGCAGCCTGCAGCAGGCACACGCCGAAGCCGAGCAGCTGACGACGCGCATCCTCGAGGCGCGCGAGGCGTACTACGAGCGCGACACGACGATCATCGACGACGCCGAGTACGACTCCCTCATCCACCGCCTCGAAGAGCTCGAGCGGCTCTTCCCCGAGCTGCAGAGCCAGGATTCGCCCACCCAGACGGTCGGCAGCGGCATCGAAGCAGCGGGGCTCGCCACGATCGAGCACGCCGAGCGGATGCTGAGCCTCGACAACGTGTTCTCGGCCGACGAGCTGCGCGACTGGTGCGTCAAGACCGCGGCGGCGGCGGGGCGCCCGGTGCGCTGGCTCACCGAGCTGAAGATCGACGGTCTCGCGATCAACCTGCGCTACGAGCGCGGCGTGCTCACGAGCGCGGCGACCCGCGGCGACGGACGCGTGGGCGAGATCGTCACCGAGAATGCGCTGCGCCTGGCCGACATCCCCGAGCGTCTCGCCGGATCCGGGCACCCGGAGCTCGTCGAGGTGCGTGGCGAGGTGTTCATCCCCGTGAAGGCATTCGAGGAGCTCAACGTGCTGCAGGCGGAGCTGCGCGAGCGCGTGTACCTGGAGGCGGTCGCGAAGGGCCGCGACGACGAGAAGGCGCGCGCATCCGCTGCCCGCCGCTTCCCGGCGTTCGCCAACCCGCGCAACGCCGCATCCGGTGGTCTGCGTCAGCAGCTCGACAAGAAGGACGGCCCGGAGCTCGAGGCGGCGCTCGCGCGCATCGGCTCGCTTCGCCTGTACGTGCACGGCATCGGCGCGTGGCCCGAGCCTCCCGTCGCGGCGCAGAGCGAGGTGTACGAGCTGCTCGCCTCGTGGGGTCTTCCGACGTCACCGTATGTGCGGGTGAAGGACGACGTCGAGGGCGTGCTGGAGTTCGTGGGGCACTACGGCGAGCACCGGCATGACGTCGAGCACGAGATCGATGGCATCGTGGTGAAGGTCGACGAACTCGCCCTTCACGATGAGCTGGGTGCCACGAGCCGCGCCCCGCGGTGGGCGATCGCCTACAAGTACCCGCCCGAGCAGGTGCAGACGAAGCTGCTCGACATCGTCGTCTCGGTGGGTCGCACCGGCCGCGCCACCCCGTACGCGGTGATGGCCCCCGCGCACGTCTCGGGTTCGACGGTGCGTCAGGCCACCCTCCACAACCAGGAGGTGGTGAAGGCGAAGGGCGTGCTCATCGGCGACACCGTCGTGCTGCGCAAGGCCGGCGACGTGATCCCCGAGGTTCTCGGTCCGGTCGTCGAGCTGCGCGACGGATCCGAGCGCGAGTTCGTGATGCCGAAGGAGTGCCCCGAGTGCGGCGCCGAGCTCGCGCCCGCGAAGGAGGGCGACATCGATCTGCGCTGCCCGAACCAGCGGGCCTGCCCCGCTCAGGTTCGGGGGCGCGTGGAGCACATCGGTTCCCGCGGCGCGCTCGACATCGAGGGGCTCGGCGAGGTGGGGGCGGCCGCACTCACCCAGCCGGAGGTGCCGCGCCCGGCGCCGCTCGAGACGGAGGCGGGGCTCTTCGAGCTCACACTCGACGACCTCGTGCCCATCGAGGTGGTGGTGCGCGACGCTGAGACGGGCGAGCCGAAGTACGCCGAGGATGGGAGCCTGCCGCGGCGCACCCCGTTCCGGGTGAAGTCGGGCGAGCCGTCGAAGGTCGCGCACACGCTCATCGCCGAGCTGGAGAAGGCGAAGACGAAGGAGCTGTGGCGCCTGCTGGTGTCGCTCAACATCCGCCATGTGGGGCCGGTCGCGGCGCGTGCGCTCGCCGAGTGGTTCGGTGACCTGGAGCTCATCCGTGAGGCGAGCCGCGACGAACTCGCTGCGGTCGATGGGGTGGGCGGCATCATCGCCGATTCGCTCATCGAGTGGTTCGAGGTGGACTGGCACCGCGAGATCGTCGACCGCTGGGGCAGTGCGGGCGTGCAGTGGAAGACGCCGGGCCACGATGGCCCGGGAAGCCAGCAGGCGGTCGACGGCCCGCTGTCGGGTCTCACGATCGTGGTCACGGGCGCCATGCCCGAGCATTCCCGCGACGGCGCACAGGAGGCGGTGATCGCCGCGGGAGGCAAGCCGGCGTCGAGTGTGAGCAAGAAGACGGATTACGTGGTCGTCGGTCCTGGAGCGGGTTCGAAGGCCACCAAGGCCGCTGACCTGGGCATTCCGGTGATCGAAGCGGATGATTTCTCTCGCTTCCTGCAGAACGGTCCGTCTATCCTTTCCTGA